ACGACAAGGCCGCTGCCCGCGGTGGGCAACGACCCTGTCGTCCAGAGGAGTTGGGGGCTGAGGGGCTTAGGTCAGGCGGCCAACTCCCGTTCCCCCAGCTCCCCTTGGGCCTCCGGCACCGTCTCCCCCCGCGCCCCGTCCCGCATCACCACCGCCGCCAGCACTCCCGCCGCCACCACCCCAACCGCGCTGACCATGAAGGTCGTTGACATGGCGTGCGTGAACGCCTCCCGGGCCGCCCGGACCAACCCCGCGTCCCCGTGCGCCGCCGCCAGTGCCCCGCCGATCGAGTGGCGGGCATCCTCGGACGTACCGGAGGGCATCCCGTCGGCGAAGCCGCTCGACAGGAGGGAGCCGAGGATCGCGATGCCGAGGGCCGTACCCGCTTGCTGGATGGTGTCGTTGAGGGCCGAGCCGACGCCCGCCTTGTCCTCCAGGATCGTGCCCATCAGCGCGCCCACCGCCGCCGGCATCGCGAGGCCCGCGCCCAGGCCGAGGAGGCCGAGCGCGACCGCCGGGACGGTGAAGCCCGTGTCGGCCGTGACCGTCGTAAGCAAGGCGAAGGACGAGGCCATCACCAGCATGCCCGCCAGGATCAGGTACCGATGGCCGTACCTCGCCGTGAACTTGGCGCCCGCCGCGTTGCCGACCAGCGCGGTGACCGCCAGCGGCACGAAGGCCAGGCCCGCCTTGACCGGTGAGTAGCCGAGCACGAACTGCAGGTACTGGGTGAGGACCAGCAGCAGGCCGCCGTTGCCTATCTGGACCAGGGTCAGGGAGAGCGAACCGCCGCTGAAATTACGGTGCTTGAAGAGGACCAGGGGGACCATCGGGGTCGGGGTCACGTTCTCCCAGACCACGAATCCGGCCAGCCCCGCCACCGCCACCGCGAGGGTGACCAGGCCCCGGCCCGCGAACGCCCCGTGCTGCGGGATCTCGATGATCCACCAGATCAGGGCCGTCATACCGACCGCCGACAGCACCGCACCCAGCGGATCCGGCTTCTGCCAGGGGCCCTTGGACTCCGGCATCAGCGTCACACCGGCCACCAACGCGAGCGCTACGACCGGCACATTGAGGAAGAAGATGGAGTGCCACGAGAAGTGGTCGATCAGGACGCCGCCGAGCACCGGGCTGCCGACCAGCGCCAGCATCGACACCGAACCCCAGGCCGCCATCGCCTTCCCGCGTTCCTCCGCGTCGAAGACCGTGATGAGGATCGAGAGCGTCGACGGCATGACCAGCGCACCGCCCACCCCCATCGCCACCCGCACGGCGATCACCTCGCCGGGATTCGTGCAGAACGTCGCCGCCAGTGACGCCGCACCGAAGAGGACCAGCCCGATCAGCATCACCTTCCGGCGGCCGAAGCGGTCGCCGAGGCTGCCGGAGGTCAGCAGCAGGCCGGCGAAGACCAGGATGTAGGAGTCGAGGATCCACTGGGTGTCCTGGGCGCTCGCCCCGATGCTCTCGGTCATCGACGGGACCGCCACGGTCAGCGCCATGCTGTCGACCACCAGCACCAGCGAGCTGAGGCACAGCACGACGAGGATCCACCAGCGCCGGGGGTTCCGGGTTTCCGTAAGTGCTTCCGGGTGACTGCGACTGCCCATGACTGCTTCCTCTGCTTCCCTCGTCGGCCTGCGTACACCGTTCCTTCGATGCGAACACTGTACGCATAGCGGAACAGCGTGCGCAATCCCTGAACTCTGTACGCTGGATGCGAACGACGTACGCACGGCCCGCGCGAAGGAGACCCGTCATGGCCGCCAGGACCACGCCGAACCCCATCCCCTCCGTGTGGGCCCGTGAGCAGCGCGCGGCCGACCAGCCGGCGCTCAGCAGGGACGCGATCGTGCGCGAGGCGATCGCGATGCTGGACACCGACGGCATCGAGGCGCTGAGCATGCGCAAGCTCGGCGCCCGCCTCAACGCCGGCGCGACCTCGCTCTACCGGCATGTCGCGACCAAGGACGAGCTGATGGAACTGGCCGTCGACGAGGTCGCCGCCGAGATCCACGTCCCGGCCGCGGACACCGCCGACTGGCGCGCCGCCGTCACCGAGGCCGCCGCCTCCTTCCGTACGACCGCGCTACGGCACCGCTGGCTGTCCTCGGTGCTCGGGCAGGCCGGGCTCGCCTACCTCGGCCCGAACCTCATGTCCTTCACCGAACGGCTCGCCGCGCTGTTCACGACCGTAGGATTCCCCGAGCCGAGCGGCGCGATCGACGCCGTGCTGTCGTACACGATCGGGATGAGCACGACCGAGGCCGCCTGGCTGACCACGGTCGCGCGGTCCGGCGGGACCGAGGCCGAGTTCATCGCCCGGCTGATGCCGGCCGCCCAGCAGGCCGCCGCCGGTCACGCCCATCTCGCCGGTTCCTACGCCGAGTCGACCGTCACGAGCACCGATCCGGTGACCCTGCGCGACGGTAAATTCACCTACGGCCTCGATGTCGTCCTGGACGGGCTGTCGCTACGACTGACCCGTTAAGCCCCTCCCGCCAGGTCGGCCGTCTCCAGGTACACCTCCGCCAGCACCTGCAACTCCGTTTCCCCAGTGGTGAGTTGCTCGCCCGGGCGGAGGCGGCCGGCCAGGTCGTTCGGGCGGTTCGGGATCGTCACCAGGTGCGCCGCCGTCTCCGCCGCGGCGCCCGACGCCAGCCACTCCCCCGCGAGTTGAGCGGTCAGCACCTGGTCGAAGTCCGGGGGACGGATGAGGGCGTGGGTCAAGTAGAGCTGTTCGCGGCCGAAGAGGACGTAGCGGAGGGGCGCCGGTTCACCAGTGGGCTCGGTCGGGTGGCCGACGTACAGCCGCTCCTCGATCGCCACCCTCACCTCCCCCTGCAGCTCGCCGTCCCTCCCGAAGCGGCCGAAGTAGAGGTCGGCGGGGAAGGTCGCGCCCGGCTCAAGGTCCTTGAGGAGGAGGGTTATTGGGCTGATCGTGAACAGGGCCGACGTACCGTAGCGCTTGCGGGCCGTGCGGTAGGTGTCCGTGTCCAGGGTCACCCGCAGGACCGCCTGGTAGTCGTACGGCGCGGTGAACGTGGGCATGTGGACGGCGTACACCGTGTCCGTACCGAGCAACACGAGGCCGTGCACGGCGAGTTCGGGGGTCACCATGTCAGTGCCGGGTCAGGGTCCGGGCTCTTCGGCAGCTGTCTGCACACGAACCCCGCGAGGAACACGTCCTCCGGTGCGGTGACGCTGCTCTGCATCGCGGAGGTCGCCTGCTGGTAGGCCACCCAGCGGAGTTGGAGGTCGTAGCCGTACTGGACCACCTGCACCTTGGCGAAGCGGCCCTCCGTCGTGCGTACGGCGAACACGTCCCCGGTGACCAGTTGGTTGCTCGCGTTCGGGTTGCCGGTGAGGGGGGTGCTGCCGTAGGTGAGGGTCGAGAGGCGGTGGCCGTCGAAGGCGTCGTAGTCGACCTGGCCGAGGTTGACGATTCCGGCGTGGGAGCTGGGCACCAACTGGGCGGTGGTCTCCGTCATCCACTCCCACCAGAGGTCGGCGGTGTTCATGTCGCCGCCCGCGATGCCGTTGTCGAGGTCGAGGGTCCAGGTGCCGTGGAGGGTGGTCTCGCCGGGGGTCTCCGTGTAGCCGACGGCCTGGCGGATGAGTTCGATGTTGCGGGCCAGGGCGACCGATTCGACGTAGGACGGGCAGCGGCCCTGCGGTGGGGTGGCGCCGTCGCTCAGCGGGGCGACGCCTGACGAGAGGCGCCAGGCGCGGGAGCCGAAGAGTTCCATCGGCGGGTCCAGCCAGGGGCGGATCACGGACACCACGCGGTATTCGAAGGCCAGGGAGAAGACCGTGTCGTCGGTGGCCCGGTCGCCGAACGCCGACCGGAGTTCCGCCGGTGCCTGGGCGGCCAGGGTGCGGAGCATGTCGTCCGAGAGCACGACTCTCGACCAGGGGTCGTCCAGCGCGCCGTCCGGTGAGTAATAAGTGGGCGCGAAACGCGTGCCGTTGGGGGCGGTCGTGTACTGGTCGGGGAGGTTCGGGTTGAAGGTGTCGCGGTGCCGTTTCCAGATGCTGGAGGGGGCCTTCGAGGCGAGTTCGGAGGTCTCGCGCAGGGCGTCCTCGACCTCGGCCTTGTGGCCCGCGGTCTGCCAGGCGTCCATGGCGTCGTCCCTGGCCTGGCGGAGCCGGGGTTCGTCGACGTGGGTCCAGTGGTCGCGGGCTGTCGGGTCGGTCGACATGGCAGCCGCTTGTTCCGCCTGGTGGTAGTCCGTGTCGGCCTGGAGCCACGCCTGGCGGGCCGTGCGGTAGTCGCGCAGGGCGGCCGAGGGGACGAAGACTCCGTCGGCGCCGGTGTCGTAGAGGTAGGCGACCGCCTTGTCGTAGCGCTGGTGTTCCTCAGGGGTGAGGGTGGAGCCGGCGAGGTCGGCGCCGAGTACCTCGCCGTAGATTCCCCACAGGTGGACGGTGGACGGGGGTGCCCAAGTGGGTTGCGTGGGGATCCTGTTGACGAGTTCGCAGAACTCGGACCAGACCGTGGCCCGGGGCGCGTCCAACGCGCCGCCGAAGCGGAACATGCTGTCCTGGTAGACGATCGGCGTCACGGGGACGCTCACCAGGTGGTCGGGGTCGGTGAGCAGGTTCCGGAAGTACGCGCCCAGGCCGAACATGGCCGCCGCGTCCACCGGGGACGCGGCCCACACCGCTGCGGTGTCGTTCATGACCGGCCGCCGCCCTAGACGAGTTGGTCGGGGTCGAGGCCGTCGAGCAGGTTCGGTGTCTTGTCCAGCAGGTGGTTGACGAAGCCGATGATCTGCATGCCAGGGACGGTGATGGTGGCGCCGTCGTTCTCGGAGTGGAAGTGCTGGTCCGACTCGGAGTGGCTGTAGCTGCCCTTCACGGTGAACGGGCCCCAGCCGACACTCGCGTTGACCGACACGGAGCTCTGGTGGGTCTGCAACGCCTGGGCCAGCGAGGCGGAATGGATGGTGAGGTTCCTGATGAACAGGGCCTGGAGCGGATAGCCGATGAAGCGGCCCTGGGGCGGGTTGCCGCCGTCGGACGGCATCTGGTCGTAGTTCCAGCCCTGCCCCTGGCGCAGGTCCCAGCCGCGGTTCTCCAGGAACTCCGGGTAGAACCAGGGCCGTACGACCTGCACCTGGGCCATCTCGAAGGACATCGAGAAGTCGTCGACCTGGTAATTCTCGCTGTAGTCCTGGGAGTTGGAGGTGACGCCCGAACTCGCGCTCCACAGGCCGAAGTTCAGTCCGCCGCCCGCCGACCAGGACGTCGTCTCGTAGTGGCTGTGGGAGTCCACCATCTGGTGGTACATCGAGTACGCGGTCCAGCCGTTCGAGGACGCGAAGTCACCGGGGACGACCGTCGTGTAGTAGAAGGACTGGCCGGGGCCCAGCGCGTTGGTGTTCGCCTCCTCGTAGAAGCGCTCCAGGTTGCGCTTCCACAGCAGCATCGACTTCTCGGTGGTCTGGTCGATGTAGGCGTTGATCTCCTCGACCTCGTTGCGGTACCCGCTCGACGTCCAGTCGTCCATCGCGGCGGCCACCTGCATCGAGTACAGCTGCGCGTTGGCCGCCCAGTCCGCGACCGCCTGCTTGCCGGACTCCCCGATGGCGGCCTGAGCGGCGATGCGCTTGTTGTTGTACGACAGCGCGGCCGTGACGTAGGCCTGCATGCACGCCTTGTAGGCCTTGAGCATGGGGCTGTCCTCGGTGACCTGCTTCTCCTGCTCGGTGACGATGTCCTTCACCGTGCGCGTCACCCTCAACAGGCCCCGGAACCGGTCCAGTTTGGCCTTCTGGTCGTCGCTGAGCTGATCGTCGACGACCTTGGAGAACTTGAGGATCTGGCCGTAGATCTCGCTCAGCCGCGCGCCGCTCGCGTTGCGCCACACCCCGTCCTGCCGGTCCGACGAGTACGCCGAGGTCACGTCCGGGATGAAGTCGATGAGCGAGGAGAAGTTGTACGCCTGCTGGAGCAGGAGCTTGTCCTCCGCCGCCGTGGCGCCGGTGCCGATGCCCTGCGCGGCGAACGCGAAGTCCGCCTCCTGGTACGGCAGTCCGGGCATGCACCAGGTGATGAAGCTGGACTTGGCCGGCGGGACGCTGCCGTCGCCGCCGGTGAGCACGTTGTACATCTGGTCGCGGAACGTCCGCCCCAGATCCCCCAGTTGGTATCCCATGACCCCGTCCTGCCCGGGTCATATGACACCTATACGGCGACTTCGGCCTGTTCACCCGGATAAGTGAACCCTGCGCACGTGGGGCGACTTCGACGCGGCTCAGGCGGCGGCCTCGATGCTCCGCATCACCGACGCGAGGGAGTCGTAGTAGTTCGTGGCGGTCGCGTACCCCGCGTCCGCGACCGCCCTCGCGAAGGCGTACGGGGCGTCGGTGTGCTCGAACGCGGGCGCGTAACGGGCGTTGTTCCGGAGGTAGTTGCCGTGGGCCGTGAAGGACTCCTCGGGGGTCACGTAGACGCGGAACCAGTCGCGGACGACGTACAGGTACTTGCCGTCCGGGCGCTGTGTCACCGAGATGACCTCGGGGAACTGCACGTCGGGGCGGTCCAACACCTCCTGGGTCCGCAGCAGTTGACGTCTCTCGGGCGGGTCGCTCGCCTTCGCCTTGATGCCGAAGAAGTTGTTGCCGGGGGCTGCCGTGCCCCAGCCTGATTCCAGCGCCGCCTGGCCGAGCGTGACCAGTGCGGGGACACCGGTCGCCGTTTCGCTGGCGGTGGCGAACTCGCCGTAGGAGAGCCGGAATTGAGCTGCCCTGCTCGAACTCGGCGGCGAACTCGGTGGCGTGGTGGCCGCGTTGGACCAGATCGCGTCGTAGGGGCCGGTCAGGCCGGGCCACTGGTCGGCGGTGGTGAGCGGGTAGCCGTCCTCCTGCTTCTTGGTGTGCCAGTCGATGGCCACGTACTCGGTGCCCTTGAAGAGGTACGCCCGGCCGTTGCCGGGGTTGAGCGCGCCGTCGATGCCGTCGCCGATCCAGTCTGCGGTGACGCCGCTCCAGCCGTCGGCGATCGGCTTGGGGTAACCGGGGTCCTGGCGGTCGGCGGCGATGTCGTAGCGGACGTACTGCGGGCCGCTGAAGAAGTAGAGCTTTCCGTCGGACCAGTTCATGACCGCGTCGACGGTGTCGAAGGAGAGGCCGGACCAGTTGTCGCGGGTGGTGAGGGGGTAGCCGTCGTCGACGGTCTGGGTGGCGAACGGGATGCGGACGTACTCCGTGCCCCGGAAGACGTAGAGATGGTCCTGGCCCAGATCGACGGCCGCGTCGACGCCGTCCTCCCAGCCGGACGGCAACCCGCCCCAGGCCGCGCCCAGTTGCCAGTCCTGCGCCGGGTCGGCCGCGTCCGCGTCGATGTCGTACGTGGACACGGTGGCCCCGACGGTGAAGTACGCCTTGTCCACACTCATGCCGGGATGCATGCTCCGGCGGTGCGGTTCTTATGGCGCGGTTCGGGGTCCCGTTCGAGTGAATCATCGGGTGATCCACGTGGCGTCATGGAGGTGGCACCACGTTTCCAGTGATCGTTTAGGGGTTGTCCGGCCCGACGTGCCCGTTTTCCGGCGCGTCATCCAGAGATCATTGGAGTAGTCATGCGTATGCGT
The nucleotide sequence above comes from Streptomyces sp. N50. Encoded proteins:
- a CDS encoding MFS transporter, translating into MGSRSHPEALTETRNPRRWWILVVLCLSSLVLVVDSMALTVAVPSMTESIGASAQDTQWILDSYILVFAGLLLTSGSLGDRFGRRKVMLIGLVLFGAASLAATFCTNPGEVIAVRVAMGVGGALVMPSTLSILITVFDAEERGKAMAAWGSVSMLALVGSPVLGGVLIDHFSWHSIFFLNVPVVALALVAGVTLMPESKGPWQKPDPLGAVLSAVGMTALIWWIIEIPQHGAFAGRGLVTLAVAVAGLAGFVVWENVTPTPMVPLVLFKHRNFSGGSLSLTLVQIGNGGLLLVLTQYLQFVLGYSPVKAGLAFVPLAVTALVGNAAGAKFTARYGHRYLILAGMLVMASSFALLTTVTADTGFTVPAVALGLLGLGAGLAMPAAVGALMGTILEDKAGVGSALNDTIQQAGTALGIAILGSLLSSGFADGMPSGTSEDARHSIGGALAAAHGDAGLVRAAREAFTHAMSTTFMVSAVGVVAAGVLAAVVMRDGARGETVPEAQGELGERELAA
- a CDS encoding TetR/AcrR family transcriptional regulator — encoded protein: MAARTTPNPIPSVWAREQRAADQPALSRDAIVREAIAMLDTDGIEALSMRKLGARLNAGATSLYRHVATKDELMELAVDEVAAEIHVPAADTADWRAAVTEAAASFRTTALRHRWLSSVLGQAGLAYLGPNLMSFTERLAALFTTVGFPEPSGAIDAVLSYTIGMSTTEAAWLTTVARSGGTEAEFIARLMPAAQQAAAGHAHLAGSYAESTVTSTDPVTLRDGKFTYGLDVVLDGLSLRLTR
- a CDS encoding hemopexin repeat-containing protein; translated protein: MSVDKAYFTVGATVSTYDIDADAADPAQDWQLGAAWGGLPSGWEDGVDAAVDLGQDHLYVFRGTEYVRIPFATQTVDDGYPLTTRDNWSGLSFDTVDAVMNWSDGKLYFFSGPQYVRYDIAADRQDPGYPKPIADGWSGVTADWIGDGIDGALNPGNGRAYLFKGTEYVAIDWHTKKQEDGYPLTTADQWPGLTGPYDAIWSNAATTPPSSPPSSSRAAQFRLSYGEFATASETATGVPALVTLGQAALESGWGTAAPGNNFFGIKAKASDPPERRQLLRTQEVLDRPDVQFPEVISVTQRPDGKYLYVVRDWFRVYVTPEESFTAHGNYLRNNARYAPAFEHTDAPYAFARAVADAGYATATNYYDSLASVMRSIEAAA